One Kryptolebias marmoratus isolate JLee-2015 linkage group LG21, ASM164957v2, whole genome shotgun sequence DNA segment encodes these proteins:
- the si:ch211-285f17.1 gene encoding sickle tail protein homolog isoform X13 yields MPQQSWATRRGSETRSPKHGPSPQPSVGDQVDHLSLASVESLDTMSEADAPTAFTRGSRVRASLPVVRSTNQTKDRSLGVLYLQYGDETKQIRMPNEITSIDTIRALFVSAFPQQLTMKMLESPSVAIYVKDDMRNMYYELADVRNITDHSCLKVYHKDPAQAFSHGPRPANGDARMHSEMAHAARDGQHPLRHPPMGPPSHHLMQGALPPTPHSMPPSPSRIPFGPRQNSVPGSATIPRDRLSNANPPARSNSPCSSAILERRDVKPDENLGAKSHSLARGNEGLYADPYLLQEGRIGIATAHGPHPSPGLDGPEHGMGTFHRASIRSTSSYGGPSPTDTVDHPSLYRQKSRNSQLPTLGSKTPPPSPHRMTEVRMIDIHGMPPHGLPPHGVPPHGVPMERSSPVRQSFRKDEVTGTKPRNSVGSPVLSDPQGYSQNPLSAQSDQERMKFMEQQIASLSGLVHHALLKNPNSSGNKAPQSERPPKTSSPAHSAQSSGGSPVLAPKSSAASSDKNLAPLKVNLLQFRKNVSDLRVQLHQMRQLQLQNQEVLRVQLKRAEQEISIKLTEAMRRLEDPVQRQRVLVEEDRQKYLVMEERVLTQLSELEQYVGSLQNDSATTHRLVTLKDVEEGAVTLRKVGESLAGLKGEFPALQTRMRAVLRVEVEAVKFLKEEPHKLDSMLKRVKSLTDTLSTLRRCATESSQKGLDSSNNKSVGNTDVTATEANAEAPPASVQPGSTSAPPEPQSSTVRSEVMPSSPVVIHHVQSSPVYMQQSQQSAALTTQPSPPLTPSPTLIPSPNLNKNHGLEDHKGAISDPPSPVRHKKAHGNPVNNGNSAPHQDLVIEELQNSQDKSKSRAMSIEAKEKEWEEKRQNMGHYDGKEFEKILQEAQANMMKGIPSLEVEENQPLPSAGIVEQGNIPSPVESPSEEPQLDKPSKKGLEKLPKPQMEKSAKPAPERPSKAAIKPAAADGLSRQGSDKSNKSPPPPPPRKTFSSSSSGMTTTRSGEVVYTSRKESTSAQESEEDAPPSSPQPKPTKVLAEIKPKPATPPLVTPSVTREEEDEGEKIMAELQVFQKCTVKDVGVKNLVEPTTRIEPQIKELRPGTLLPLKEKKQSSEPSREDKDPETDENGNTTMRQSPGVIYYVTGQIPKDQPPPSGLEGIPENREPTQPPTQVSNVTVNDNSPSQQQQLPPLSPPPKSPSAVTPPPISPKPVGLNGFKLPRKHVKRAESLKTGAEVQKEKIPSKTKTEKKSKTNSGHVSLHKNTVPEQVVTTTASPVKEAPKQFIPPSKKTSGNKSDIPKAIIEDGDEGASLSPDLPGEEAPPPPDNIAFMITNTKVQALSCGEYQELVSAKKGSVQTVTVGSAGNKPNATDDPTSPQDNGFNKKPVIIIFNEPMDIRSAYKRLSTIFECEEELERMLAEESIKEESEESDTERSGGPPVKAGGAELADGETVSFSQSTADPTRSSSSSSSSISELTDGGANAESNGDAKQDGKKKFKFKFPKKQLSALTQAIRSSTKSGKKTLQVVVYEDEEECDGTVRHHKEAKRFEITRSKSFAETSKGSESATQKWQYSDNVCRTDEIRKSTYKTLDSLEQTIKQLENTISEMGPPSPEELVSTEDSKARNGKSSEGVGLRRTSSLPTSKTQKIASKSSLQKKTKPQLLPRPKAIPSATTNTNTALSVPSNIQQNTSVASPTSRMPVPLSAKSRQSPATSDKAGKQQKLQDAQRQFRQANGSAKRVGGDHKTTSPTIPVSKIPAFYPSSAKSSSQSAQNSDATNPINPSSSSCPSATKSSILSSHAPRSGSLPSSHIPSLSNGSLKLPAPSQHTGKTLSFSSQTQNGRAHSSSSSSFSSSSSSFSPSPLSPTPLGPGGKSIRTIHTPSFTNYRSHNGSNGKSCIPTTTAAKDTT; encoded by the exons TCATTGGACACCATGTCTGAGGCTGACGCACCCACAGCCTTCACCAGGGGCAGCCGGGTCCGTGCCAGCCTGCCTGTTGTTCGatcaaccaaccaaacaaaagatCGCTCACTAG GTGTTCTTTACCTGCAGTACGGTGACGAGACCAAACAGATCCGCATGCCCAATGAGATCACCAGCATCGACACCATCAGAGCTCTGTTCGTCAGTGCCTTCCCGCAGCAGCTCACCATGAAGATGCTGGAGTCGCCCAGCGTTGCCATCTACGTCAAAGACGACATGAGGAACATGTACTACGAACTTGCGGATGTCag GAACATTACAGACCACTCCTGCCTGAAGGTGTACCACAAAGACCCAGCACAGGCATTCAGCCATGGGCCCCGACCTGCCAACGGGGATGCCAGG ATGCACAGCGAGATGGCACATGCTGCTCGTGATGGTCAGCACCCTCTAAGACATCCACCCATGGGTCCCCCCTCACACCATCTCATGCAGGGAGCACTCCCTCCAACTCCCCACTCCATGCCCCCGTCACCCTCTAGAATCCCATTTGGCCCTCGACAGAACTCTGTACCTGGGAGTGCCACTATCCCAAGAGATAGACTGTCTAATGCCAATCCTCCGGCCCGTTCCAACTCTCCTTGTTCTAGCGCTATACTTGAGAGACGAGACGTCAAGCCAGATGAAAACCTGGGTGCGAAGAGCCACAGTCTAGCCAGAGGGAATGAGGGGTTGTATGCAGATCCATATCTGCTCCAAGAGGGGAGAATCGGGATTGCTACTGCCCACGGACCACACCCAAGCCCTGGGCTTGATGGTCCAGAACACGGCATGGGGACATTTCACCGTGCATCCATCCGCTCCACAAGCTCTTATGGTGGGCCCAGTCCCACAGACACTGTGGATCACCCTTCTCTGTACAGACAGAAGTCAAGAAACAGCCAACTGCCTACACTGGGTTCCAAGACTCCTCCTCCATCCCCTCACAGGATGACTGAGGTACGAATGATTGACATCCATGGCATGCCTCCTCATGGTCTGCCACCTCACGGCGTGCCGCCTCATGGTGTTCCCATGGAGAGAAGCTCACCAGTTCGACAGTCCTTCAGGAAGGACGAAGTTACAGGGACCAAGCCCAGGAACAGTGTGGGTTCACCTGTGCTTTCAGACCCTCAGGGTTACTCCCAGAATCCCCTTTCAGCTCAAAGTGACCA AGAGCGAATGAAGTTTATGGAGCAACAGATTGCCAGCTTGAGTGGTCTTGTTCATCATGCACTTTTAAAGAACCCAAACTCTAGTGGCAACAAGGCACCTCAAAG TGAAAGACCACCGAAGACCTCGTCCCCAGCTCACAGTGCTCAGAGTTCAG GTGGTTCTCCAGTCTTGGCTCCAAAAAGCAGTGCAGCCTCATCAGACAAGAACTTAGCTCCTCTTAAAGTCAACCTCCTGCAGTTCAGGAAGAATGTGTCTGACCTCAGGGTGCAACTCCATCAGATGAGACAGTTGCAG CTCCAGAATCAGGAGGTGTTGCGGGTGCAGCTGAAGCGAGCAGAGCAGGAAATCAGTATTAAACTCACAGAGGCCATGCGGCGTCTCGAAGACCCCGTCCAGAGGCAGCGAGTTCTGGTGGAAGAGGACCGGCAGAAGTACTTGGTTATGGAGGAGCGTGTCCTCACACAGCTCAG TGAGTTGGAACAATACGTAGGTTCTCTGCAGAACGACTCAGCAACAACACACAGATTGGTGACCCTAAAGGACGTGGAGGAGGGAGCCGTGACTCTGAGGAAGGTGGGAGAATCTCTGGCGGGCCTTAAAG GAGAGTTTCCAGCCCTCCAAACCAGAATGCGAGCTGTCCTCAGAGTCGAGGTGGAGGCTGTCAAGTTTTTGAAGGAGGAGCCCCACAAACTCGACAGCATGTTGAAACGGGTCAAGAGCCTGACTGACACCCTCAGCACTCTGAGAag ATGTGCAACAGAGAGTTCTCAGAAAGGACTTGACTCTTCTAATAATAAGTCGGTGGGTAACACTGATGTAACAGCTACAGAAGCCAATGCAGAAGCTCCCCCAGCGTCAGTGCAGCCGGGCTCAACTTCAGCTCCACCCGAGCCGCAGAGCTCCACCGTCAGATCCGAGGTGATGCCCTCCTCCCCTGTGGTCATCCACCATGTCCAGAGTTCCCCGGTTTACATGCAGCAGTCTCAGCAGTCTGCAGCCCTCACCACTCAGCCCAGTCCTCCCCTCACCCCGAGCCCCACTCTCATCCCCAGTCCCAACCTTAACAAGAATCATGGGCTGGAGGATCACAAAGGAGCAATTTCAGATCCACCAAGTCCTGTCCGCCATAAGAAAGCTCATGGGAATCCAGTGAATAATGGGAACAGCGCTCCCCATCAAGATCTTGTTATAGAAGAGCTACAAAACAGTCAggacaaaagcaaaagcagagCTATGTCCATAGAG GCTAAAGAGAAGGAGTGGGAGGAGAAGAGGCAGAACATGGGTCATTATGATGGAAAGGAGTTTGAGAAGATCCTTCAAGAAGCTCAGGCCAACATGATGAAGGGTATTCCAAGTCTGGAGGTAGAAGAAAACCAGCCACTGCCTTCTGCTGGGATTGTGGAACAGGGAAACATCCCCAGCCCTGTCGAGTCACCATCAG AGGAGCCTCAGTTAGACAAACCCTCGAAGAAAGGGTTGGAGAAACTCCCAAAACCTCAGATGGAGAAATCTGCTAAGCCAGCACCGGAGAGACCCTCAAAAGCTGCCATCAAGCCAGCAGCTGCTGACGGCTTGTCCAGACAGGGCTCTGATAAATCCAATAAGTCTCCACCGCCTCCACCTCCAAGGAAAaccttctccagctccagctcagGAATGACGACGACTCGTTCTGGTGAGGTGGTGTACACCAGCAGGAAGGAGAGCACCTCAGCACAG GAGAGTGAGGAGGATGCTCCACCTTCCTCCCCCCAACCAAAACCAACAAAGGTCCTCGCAGAGATCAAGCCGAAGCCTGCCACACCTCCCCTCGTCACTCCTTCTGTTACcagagaagaggaggacgaaGGGGAAAAGATCATGGCAGAGCTTCAG GTTTTCCAGAAGTGCACAGTTAAGGATGTAGGGGTGAAAAATTTGGTTGAACCCACTACTCGAATTGAACCCCAAATCAAAGAGTTAAGACCAGGAACTTTGTTACCGCTCAAAGAGAAAAAG CAGAGCTCAGAGCCCAGTCGAGAGGATAAAGACCCAGAAACCGATGAAAACGGAAACACAACTATGCGACAGAGCCCTGGA GTTATATATTACGTGACTGGCCAGATTCCCAAAGATCAGCCACCCCCATCAGGACTGGAGGGCATCCCAGAAAACAGAGAGCCCACACAGCCTCCAACACAGGTGTCAAATGTCACTGTTAATGACAATTCTCCAAGCCAGCAACAGCAGCTGCCACCTCTGTCTCCACCACCCAAATCACCTTCTGCTGTTACGCCTCCACCTATATCACCTAAACCTGTTGGACTCAACGGATTCAAACTGCCACGGAAGCACGTTAAACGTGCCGAATCCTTGAAGACCGGTGCAGAAGTTCAGAAGGAGAAAATccccagcaaaacaaaaactgaaaagaaaagcaaaacaaattcagGGCATGTTTCCTTACATAAAAATACCGTGCCTGAGCAAGTGGTGACCACAACAGCCAGTCCTGTTAAAGAAGCACCTAAACAGTTTATTCCTCCGTCCAAAAAGACTTCAGGTAATAAAAGTGATATACCTAAAGCTATTATTGAAGATGGTGACGAAGGAGCTAGTCTTAGTCCAGACTTACCTGGAGAAGAAGCACCTCCGCCCCCAGACAACATAGCATTCATGATCACTAACACCAAGGTCCAGGCCCTGTCTTGTGGAGAGTACCAAGAACTGGTTAGTGCCAAGAAAGGGAGTGTCCAGACGGTTACTGTTGGCAGTGCAGGAAATAAACCAAATGCCACTGACGACCCTACATCGCCACAGGATAACGGCTTTAACAAGAAGCCTGTCATCATCATCTTTAATGAACCAATGGATATTCGTTCGGCTTACAAACGCTTGTCCACCATCTTTGAATGCGAGGAGGAGCTTGAGCGAATGCTTGCTGAAGAGTCCATCAAAGAGGAGAGTGAGGAGTCGGACACCGAGAGGAGTGGTGGGCCGCCGGTAAAAGCTGGAGGTGCCGAGTTGGCTGACGGAGAGACAGTCAGCTTCTCACAGAGTACTGCAGATCCCACCAggtcatcctcctcatcctcatcctcaatATCCGAACTAACAGATGGTGGTGCAAACGCGGAGTCAAATGGAGATGCCAAACAAGACGGCAAGAAAAAGTTCAAGTTTAAGTTTCCAAAGAAGCAGCTGTCCGCGTTGACACAGGCAATTCGAAGTAGCACCAAGTCTGGGAAGAAGACTCTACAGGTGGTGGTGTACGAAGATGAGGAAGAATGTGATGGTACAGTCCGACATCACAAAGAAGCAAAGAGATTTGAGATTACACGTTCAAAATCCTTCGCAGAAACCTCCAAGGGATCAGAATCtgccacacaaaaatggcagtaTTCCGACAATGTTTGCAGGACAGATGAGATTCGGAAAAGCACCTACAAGACTCTGGACAGTCTTGAGCAGACCATAAAGCAGCTGGAGAATACTATTAGTGAGATGGGACCACCCTCCCCTGAGGAGCTAGTCAGCACTGAAGACTCTAAAGCAAGAAATGGGAAAAGCTCAGAAGGAGTTGGGCTGAGGAGGACTTCCTCTCTCCCGACctccaaaacacagaaaatagcCAGCAAAAGCTCAttgcagaagaagacaaaaccTCAGCTCCTTCCTCGTCCCAAAGCCATCCCTTCTGCCACCACCAACACCAACACTGCCCTCAGTGTACCCAGCAACATACAACAG AACACCAGTGTCGCTTCCCCAACTAGTCGGATGCCCGTTCCTTTGTCTGCAAAGTCCAGGCAGTCGCCGGCTACATCTgacaaagcaggaaaacagcaaaaactgcAGGACGCTCAAAGGCAGTTCCGACAG GCTAACGGAAGTGCTAAAAGAGTGGGAGGGGATCATAAAACTACTTCCCCCACTATACCCGTCTCTAAAATCCCTGCTTTTTATCCTAGCTCTGCTAAAAGCAGCTCCCAGTCTGCGCAAAACTCAGATGCTACTAATCCCATTAAcccgtcttcctcctcctgtccctcTGCAACAAAGTCCTCCATCCTGTCCTCTCACGCTCCTCGTTCCGgttccctcccctcctcccatATCCCCTCACTGTCTAATGGATCCCTTAAACTCCCCGCACCTTCACAGCACACAGGTAAAACTCTGTCATTCTCCTCACAGACTCAGAACGGTCGAGcgcactcctcctcctcctcttcattctcctcctcctcctcctctttctccccctcccctctgtCACCCACACCATTGGGCCCAGGTGGAAAGAGCATCCGCACCATACACACCCCCAGCTTCACCAACTACAGGTCCCACAACGGCAGCAACGGCAAATCCTGCATCCCAACAACCACAGCCGCTAAGGACACAACTTAG
- the si:ch211-285f17.1 gene encoding sickle tail protein homolog isoform X15 — MSEADAPTAFTRGSRVRASLPVVRSTNQTKDRSLGVLYLQYGDETKQIRMPNEITSIDTIRALFVSAFPQQLTMKMLESPSVAIYVKDDMRNMYYELADVRNITDHSCLKVYHKDPAQAFSHGPRPANGDARMHSEMAHAARDGQHPLRHPPMGPPSHHLMQGALPPTPHSMPPSPSRIPFGPRQNSVPGSATIPRDRLSNANPPARSNSPCSSAILERRDVKPDENLGAKSHSLARGNEGLYADPYLLQEGRIGIATAHGPHPSPGLDGPEHGMGTFHRASIRSTSSYGGPSPTDTVDHPSLYRQKSRNSQLPTLGSKTPPPSPHRMTEVRMIDIHGMPPHGLPPHGVPPHGVPMERSSPVRQSFRKDEVTGTKPRNSVGSPVLSDPQGYSQNPLSAQSDQERMKFMEQQIASLSGLVHHALLKNPNSSGNKAPQSERPPKTSSPAHSAQSSGGSPVLAPKSSAASSDKNLAPLKVNLLQFRKNVSDLRVQLHQMRQLQLQNQEVLRVQLKRAEQEISIKLTEAMRRLEDPVQRQRVLVEEDRQKYLVMEERVLTQLSELEQYVGSLQNDSATTHRLVTLKDVEEGAVTLRKVGESLAGLKGEFPALQTRMRAVLRVEVEAVKFLKEEPHKLDSMLKRVKSLTDTLSTLRRCATESSQKGLDSSNNKSVGNTDVTATEANAEAPPASVQPGSTSAPPEPQSSTVRSEVMPSSPVVIHHVQSSPVYMQQSQQSAALTTQPSPPLTPSPTLIPSPNLNKNHGLEDHKGAISDPPSPVRHKKAHGNPVNNGNSAPHQDLVIEELQNSQDKSKSRAMSIEAKEKEWEEKRQNMGHYDGKEFEKILQEAQANMMKGIPSLEVEENQPLPSAGIVEQGNIPSPVESPSEEPQLDKPSKKGLEKLPKPQMEKSAKPAPERPSKAAIKPAAADGLSRQGSDKSNKSPPPPPPRKTFSSSSSGMTTTRSGEVVYTSRKESTSAQESEEDAPPSSPQPKPTKVLAEIKPKPATPPLVTPSVTREEEDEGEKIMAELQVFQKCTVKDVGVKNLVEPTTRIEPQIKELRPGTLLPLKEKKQSSEPSREDKDPETDENGNTTMRQSPGVIYYVTGQIPKDQPPPSGLEGIPENREPTQPPTQVSNVTVNDNSPSQQQQLPPLSPPPKSPSAVTPPPISPKPVGLNGFKLPRKHVKRAESLKTGAEVQKEKIPSKTKTEKKSKTNSGHVSLHKNTVPEQVVTTTASPVKEAPKQFIPPSKKTSGNKSDIPKAIIEDGDEGASLSPDLPGEEAPPPPDNIAFMITNTKVQALSCGEYQELVSAKKGSVQTVTVGSAGNKPNATDDPTSPQDNGFNKKPVIIIFNEPMDIRSAYKRLSTIFECEEELERMLAEESIKEESEESDTERSGGPPVKAGGAELADGETVSFSQSTADPTRSSSSSSSSISELTDGGANAESNGDAKQDGKKKFKFKFPKKQLSALTQAIRSSTKSGKKTLQVVVYEDEEECDGTVRHHKEAKRFEITRSKSFAETSKGSESATQKWQYSDNVCRTDEIRKSTYKTLDSLEQTIKQLENTISEMGPPSPEELVSTEDSKARNGKSSEGVGLRRTSSLPTSKTQKIASKSSLQKKTKPQLLPRPKAIPSATTNTNTALSVPSNIQQNTSVASPTSRMPVPLSAKSRQSPATSDKAGKQQKLQDAQRQFRQANGSAKRVGGDHKTTSPTIPVSKIPAFYPSSAKSSSQSAQNSDATNPINPSSSSCPSATKSSILSSHAPRSGSLPSSHIPSLSNGSLKLPAPSQHTGKTLSFSSQTQNGRAHSSSSSSFSSSSSSFSPSPLSPTPLGPGGKSIRTIHTPSFTNYRSHNGSNGKSCIPTTTAAKDTT; from the exons ATGTCTGAGGCTGACGCACCCACAGCCTTCACCAGGGGCAGCCGGGTCCGTGCCAGCCTGCCTGTTGTTCGatcaaccaaccaaacaaaagatCGCTCACTAG GTGTTCTTTACCTGCAGTACGGTGACGAGACCAAACAGATCCGCATGCCCAATGAGATCACCAGCATCGACACCATCAGAGCTCTGTTCGTCAGTGCCTTCCCGCAGCAGCTCACCATGAAGATGCTGGAGTCGCCCAGCGTTGCCATCTACGTCAAAGACGACATGAGGAACATGTACTACGAACTTGCGGATGTCag GAACATTACAGACCACTCCTGCCTGAAGGTGTACCACAAAGACCCAGCACAGGCATTCAGCCATGGGCCCCGACCTGCCAACGGGGATGCCAGG ATGCACAGCGAGATGGCACATGCTGCTCGTGATGGTCAGCACCCTCTAAGACATCCACCCATGGGTCCCCCCTCACACCATCTCATGCAGGGAGCACTCCCTCCAACTCCCCACTCCATGCCCCCGTCACCCTCTAGAATCCCATTTGGCCCTCGACAGAACTCTGTACCTGGGAGTGCCACTATCCCAAGAGATAGACTGTCTAATGCCAATCCTCCGGCCCGTTCCAACTCTCCTTGTTCTAGCGCTATACTTGAGAGACGAGACGTCAAGCCAGATGAAAACCTGGGTGCGAAGAGCCACAGTCTAGCCAGAGGGAATGAGGGGTTGTATGCAGATCCATATCTGCTCCAAGAGGGGAGAATCGGGATTGCTACTGCCCACGGACCACACCCAAGCCCTGGGCTTGATGGTCCAGAACACGGCATGGGGACATTTCACCGTGCATCCATCCGCTCCACAAGCTCTTATGGTGGGCCCAGTCCCACAGACACTGTGGATCACCCTTCTCTGTACAGACAGAAGTCAAGAAACAGCCAACTGCCTACACTGGGTTCCAAGACTCCTCCTCCATCCCCTCACAGGATGACTGAGGTACGAATGATTGACATCCATGGCATGCCTCCTCATGGTCTGCCACCTCACGGCGTGCCGCCTCATGGTGTTCCCATGGAGAGAAGCTCACCAGTTCGACAGTCCTTCAGGAAGGACGAAGTTACAGGGACCAAGCCCAGGAACAGTGTGGGTTCACCTGTGCTTTCAGACCCTCAGGGTTACTCCCAGAATCCCCTTTCAGCTCAAAGTGACCA AGAGCGAATGAAGTTTATGGAGCAACAGATTGCCAGCTTGAGTGGTCTTGTTCATCATGCACTTTTAAAGAACCCAAACTCTAGTGGCAACAAGGCACCTCAAAG TGAAAGACCACCGAAGACCTCGTCCCCAGCTCACAGTGCTCAGAGTTCAG GTGGTTCTCCAGTCTTGGCTCCAAAAAGCAGTGCAGCCTCATCAGACAAGAACTTAGCTCCTCTTAAAGTCAACCTCCTGCAGTTCAGGAAGAATGTGTCTGACCTCAGGGTGCAACTCCATCAGATGAGACAGTTGCAG CTCCAGAATCAGGAGGTGTTGCGGGTGCAGCTGAAGCGAGCAGAGCAGGAAATCAGTATTAAACTCACAGAGGCCATGCGGCGTCTCGAAGACCCCGTCCAGAGGCAGCGAGTTCTGGTGGAAGAGGACCGGCAGAAGTACTTGGTTATGGAGGAGCGTGTCCTCACACAGCTCAG TGAGTTGGAACAATACGTAGGTTCTCTGCAGAACGACTCAGCAACAACACACAGATTGGTGACCCTAAAGGACGTGGAGGAGGGAGCCGTGACTCTGAGGAAGGTGGGAGAATCTCTGGCGGGCCTTAAAG GAGAGTTTCCAGCCCTCCAAACCAGAATGCGAGCTGTCCTCAGAGTCGAGGTGGAGGCTGTCAAGTTTTTGAAGGAGGAGCCCCACAAACTCGACAGCATGTTGAAACGGGTCAAGAGCCTGACTGACACCCTCAGCACTCTGAGAag ATGTGCAACAGAGAGTTCTCAGAAAGGACTTGACTCTTCTAATAATAAGTCGGTGGGTAACACTGATGTAACAGCTACAGAAGCCAATGCAGAAGCTCCCCCAGCGTCAGTGCAGCCGGGCTCAACTTCAGCTCCACCCGAGCCGCAGAGCTCCACCGTCAGATCCGAGGTGATGCCCTCCTCCCCTGTGGTCATCCACCATGTCCAGAGTTCCCCGGTTTACATGCAGCAGTCTCAGCAGTCTGCAGCCCTCACCACTCAGCCCAGTCCTCCCCTCACCCCGAGCCCCACTCTCATCCCCAGTCCCAACCTTAACAAGAATCATGGGCTGGAGGATCACAAAGGAGCAATTTCAGATCCACCAAGTCCTGTCCGCCATAAGAAAGCTCATGGGAATCCAGTGAATAATGGGAACAGCGCTCCCCATCAAGATCTTGTTATAGAAGAGCTACAAAACAGTCAggacaaaagcaaaagcagagCTATGTCCATAGAG GCTAAAGAGAAGGAGTGGGAGGAGAAGAGGCAGAACATGGGTCATTATGATGGAAAGGAGTTTGAGAAGATCCTTCAAGAAGCTCAGGCCAACATGATGAAGGGTATTCCAAGTCTGGAGGTAGAAGAAAACCAGCCACTGCCTTCTGCTGGGATTGTGGAACAGGGAAACATCCCCAGCCCTGTCGAGTCACCATCAG AGGAGCCTCAGTTAGACAAACCCTCGAAGAAAGGGTTGGAGAAACTCCCAAAACCTCAGATGGAGAAATCTGCTAAGCCAGCACCGGAGAGACCCTCAAAAGCTGCCATCAAGCCAGCAGCTGCTGACGGCTTGTCCAGACAGGGCTCTGATAAATCCAATAAGTCTCCACCGCCTCCACCTCCAAGGAAAaccttctccagctccagctcagGAATGACGACGACTCGTTCTGGTGAGGTGGTGTACACCAGCAGGAAGGAGAGCACCTCAGCACAG GAGAGTGAGGAGGATGCTCCACCTTCCTCCCCCCAACCAAAACCAACAAAGGTCCTCGCAGAGATCAAGCCGAAGCCTGCCACACCTCCCCTCGTCACTCCTTCTGTTACcagagaagaggaggacgaaGGGGAAAAGATCATGGCAGAGCTTCAG GTTTTCCAGAAGTGCACAGTTAAGGATGTAGGGGTGAAAAATTTGGTTGAACCCACTACTCGAATTGAACCCCAAATCAAAGAGTTAAGACCAGGAACTTTGTTACCGCTCAAAGAGAAAAAG CAGAGCTCAGAGCCCAGTCGAGAGGATAAAGACCCAGAAACCGATGAAAACGGAAACACAACTATGCGACAGAGCCCTGGA GTTATATATTACGTGACTGGCCAGATTCCCAAAGATCAGCCACCCCCATCAGGACTGGAGGGCATCCCAGAAAACAGAGAGCCCACACAGCCTCCAACACAGGTGTCAAATGTCACTGTTAATGACAATTCTCCAAGCCAGCAACAGCAGCTGCCACCTCTGTCTCCACCACCCAAATCACCTTCTGCTGTTACGCCTCCACCTATATCACCTAAACCTGTTGGACTCAACGGATTCAAACTGCCACGGAAGCACGTTAAACGTGCCGAATCCTTGAAGACCGGTGCAGAAGTTCAGAAGGAGAAAATccccagcaaaacaaaaactgaaaagaaaagcaaaacaaattcagGGCATGTTTCCTTACATAAAAATACCGTGCCTGAGCAAGTGGTGACCACAACAGCCAGTCCTGTTAAAGAAGCACCTAAACAGTTTATTCCTCCGTCCAAAAAGACTTCAGGTAATAAAAGTGATATACCTAAAGCTATTATTGAAGATGGTGACGAAGGAGCTAGTCTTAGTCCAGACTTACCTGGAGAAGAAGCACCTCCGCCCCCAGACAACATAGCATTCATGATCACTAACACCAAGGTCCAGGCCCTGTCTTGTGGAGAGTACCAAGAACTGGTTAGTGCCAAGAAAGGGAGTGTCCAGACGGTTACTGTTGGCAGTGCAGGAAATAAACCAAATGCCACTGACGACCCTACATCGCCACAGGATAACGGCTTTAACAAGAAGCCTGTCATCATCATCTTTAATGAACCAATGGATATTCGTTCGGCTTACAAACGCTTGTCCACCATCTTTGAATGCGAGGAGGAGCTTGAGCGAATGCTTGCTGAAGAGTCCATCAAAGAGGAGAGTGAGGAGTCGGACACCGAGAGGAGTGGTGGGCCGCCGGTAAAAGCTGGAGGTGCCGAGTTGGCTGACGGAGAGACAGTCAGCTTCTCACAGAGTACTGCAGATCCCACCAggtcatcctcctcatcctcatcctcaatATCCGAACTAACAGATGGTGGTGCAAACGCGGAGTCAAATGGAGATGCCAAACAAGACGGCAAGAAAAAGTTCAAGTTTAAGTTTCCAAAGAAGCAGCTGTCCGCGTTGACACAGGCAATTCGAAGTAGCACCAAGTCTGGGAAGAAGACTCTACAGGTGGTGGTGTACGAAGATGAGGAAGAATGTGATGGTACAGTCCGACATCACAAAGAAGCAAAGAGATTTGAGATTACACGTTCAAAATCCTTCGCAGAAACCTCCAAGGGATCAGAATCtgccacacaaaaatggcagtaTTCCGACAATGTTTGCAGGACAGATGAGATTCGGAAAAGCACCTACAAGACTCTGGACAGTCTTGAGCAGACCATAAAGCAGCTGGAGAATACTATTAGTGAGATGGGACCACCCTCCCCTGAGGAGCTAGTCAGCACTGAAGACTCTAAAGCAAGAAATGGGAAAAGCTCAGAAGGAGTTGGGCTGAGGAGGACTTCCTCTCTCCCGACctccaaaacacagaaaatagcCAGCAAAAGCTCAttgcagaagaagacaaaaccTCAGCTCCTTCCTCGTCCCAAAGCCATCCCTTCTGCCACCACCAACACCAACACTGCCCTCAGTGTACCCAGCAACATACAACAG AACACCAGTGTCGCTTCCCCAACTAGTCGGATGCCCGTTCCTTTGTCTGCAAAGTCCAGGCAGTCGCCGGCTACATCTgacaaagcaggaaaacagcaaaaactgcAGGACGCTCAAAGGCAGTTCCGACAG GCTAACGGAAGTGCTAAAAGAGTGGGAGGGGATCATAAAACTACTTCCCCCACTATACCCGTCTCTAAAATCCCTGCTTTTTATCCTAGCTCTGCTAAAAGCAGCTCCCAGTCTGCGCAAAACTCAGATGCTACTAATCCCATTAAcccgtcttcctcctcctgtccctcTGCAACAAAGTCCTCCATCCTGTCCTCTCACGCTCCTCGTTCCGgttccctcccctcctcccatATCCCCTCACTGTCTAATGGATCCCTTAAACTCCCCGCACCTTCACAGCACACAGGTAAAACTCTGTCATTCTCCTCACAGACTCAGAACGGTCGAGcgcactcctcctcctcctcttcattctcctcctcctcctcctctttctccccctcccctctgtCACCCACACCATTGGGCCCAGGTGGAAAGAGCATCCGCACCATACACACCCCCAGCTTCACCAACTACAGGTCCCACAACGGCAGCAACGGCAAATCCTGCATCCCAACAACCACAGCCGCTAAGGACACAACTTAG